In Halobaculum sp. XH14, a single genomic region encodes these proteins:
- the polX gene encoding DNA polymerase/3'-5' exonuclease PolX: MRNAEVAALLEEFADLLEARDVAYKPNAYRRAADNVRDHPRAIEDMAAEGEDAVAEIDQVGDAIASKIVEYVETGEIEELEELRADLPVDMVALTRVEGVGPKTVGTLYEELGITTLDELEAAAEAGEIQQVKGFGPKTEENILENVAFARQAGERQRLGVARPLADDALAYLRGADAVAEAEVAGSIRRWKDTIGDVDVLVASEAGPAVVDAFTDWSAADDVIEAGDQKASVRADGVRVDLRVVVPDEYGAALQYFTGSKAHNVRVRNLAVDRGLKMNEYGIFDVSEARSASESRTESGGTDDPDQRAGERLGGATEAEVYEPLDLPVFPPEIRRDTGEVQAALDGELPDLLVEADVRGDLHTHTEWSDGANTIEEMVDAAAERGYDYHCVTDHAEGPGVFGDAGLSDEDVREQAAEVEQVREGSDIAVFHGVEANVDADGDVTTSDDLLAELDLVIASPHAALGQGEATERLVRAVEHPHVDVLGHPTGRLINERAGLDVDFERLAEAAATADTAIEVNANPARLDVNGDGVRAAVEAGAPVAINTDAHSPAEFEYVRYGVHTARRGWAEPADVVNALDPEGLREFLDG; the protein is encoded by the coding sequence ATGAGGAACGCAGAGGTCGCCGCGCTGCTGGAGGAGTTCGCGGACCTGCTGGAGGCTCGGGACGTCGCCTACAAGCCGAACGCGTACAGGCGGGCCGCGGACAACGTCCGCGACCACCCGCGGGCGATCGAGGACATGGCCGCCGAGGGCGAGGACGCGGTCGCGGAGATCGACCAGGTCGGCGACGCCATCGCGAGCAAGATCGTCGAGTACGTCGAGACCGGCGAGATCGAGGAACTCGAGGAACTCCGCGCCGACCTCCCGGTCGACATGGTCGCCCTGACGCGGGTCGAGGGCGTCGGCCCGAAGACGGTCGGCACGCTGTACGAGGAACTTGGGATCACGACGCTGGACGAACTCGAAGCGGCCGCCGAGGCGGGTGAGATTCAGCAGGTGAAGGGGTTCGGCCCGAAGACCGAGGAGAACATCCTGGAGAACGTCGCGTTCGCCAGACAGGCGGGCGAGCGCCAGCGGCTCGGCGTCGCCCGGCCGCTCGCGGACGACGCCCTGGCGTACCTGCGCGGCGCCGACGCGGTGGCGGAGGCCGAGGTCGCCGGCTCCATCCGGCGGTGGAAGGACACCATCGGCGACGTGGACGTGCTCGTCGCCAGCGAGGCCGGCCCCGCCGTGGTGGACGCCTTCACCGACTGGTCGGCCGCGGACGACGTCATCGAGGCCGGCGACCAGAAGGCGAGCGTCCGCGCGGACGGCGTCCGGGTCGACCTCCGGGTCGTCGTTCCCGACGAGTACGGCGCCGCCCTCCAGTACTTCACCGGGTCGAAGGCGCACAACGTCCGTGTCCGCAACCTCGCGGTCGACAGGGGGCTGAAGATGAACGAGTACGGCATCTTCGACGTCAGCGAGGCGCGGAGCGCCTCGGAGAGCCGGACGGAGTCCGGCGGAACCGACGACCCCGACCAGCGGGCGGGAGAGCGCCTCGGCGGGGCGACGGAGGCCGAGGTGTACGAACCGCTCGACCTGCCCGTCTTTCCGCCCGAGATCCGGCGGGACACGGGCGAAGTTCAGGCCGCGCTCGACGGCGAGTTGCCCGACCTGCTCGTGGAGGCCGACGTCAGGGGCGACCTGCACACCCATACCGAGTGGTCGGACGGGGCCAACACGATCGAAGAGATGGTCGATGCCGCCGCCGAGCGGGGGTACGACTACCACTGCGTGACCGACCACGCCGAGGGACCCGGCGTGTTCGGCGACGCGGGGCTGTCGGACGAGGACGTGCGCGAGCAGGCCGCCGAGGTCGAGCAGGTCCGCGAAGGGAGCGACATCGCCGTGTTCCACGGCGTCGAGGCGAACGTCGACGCCGACGGCGACGTGACGACGAGCGACGACCTGCTCGCCGAACTCGACCTCGTGATCGCCTCCCCGCACGCGGCGCTCGGCCAGGGCGAGGCGACCGAGCGGCTGGTCCGCGCGGTCGAACACCCGCACGTGGACGTGCTCGGTCACCCGACCGGCCGGCTCATCAACGAGCGCGCCGGGCTGGACGTCGACTTCGAGCGACTCGCCGAGGCGGCGGCGACAGCCGACACCGCCATCGAGGTGAACGCCAACCCGGCGCGGCTCGACGTCAACGGCGACGGCGTCCGCGCCGCGGTCGAGGCGGGCGCGCCGGTCGCGATCAACACGGACGCCCACTCGCCCGCGGAGTTCGAGTACGTCCGCTACGGCGTCCACACCGCCAGACGCGGCTGGGCCGAACCGGCGGACGTCGTGAACGCGCTCGATCCGGAGGGCCTGCGCGAGTTCCTCGACGGCTGA
- a CDS encoding DUF5788 family protein, translating into MQPYEQKQLLERVNRETATIGADIPDEIEIQGEQINLREFVFEIKRRDTVPDGERERVERAKRNLRRERIERLEPIEENEVDFATGEELVAGVIGIDRALEALEGLRSGDVEAEAERQEAMDRKRWMRFLKKALGQDESSGRRGGRGGR; encoded by the coding sequence GTGCAGCCCTACGAACAGAAGCAGCTCCTCGAACGCGTCAACCGCGAGACCGCCACCATCGGCGCGGACATCCCTGACGAGATCGAGATCCAGGGGGAGCAGATCAACCTGCGGGAGTTCGTCTTCGAGATCAAGCGCCGCGACACCGTCCCCGACGGGGAACGTGAGCGCGTCGAGCGGGCCAAGCGAAACCTCCGCCGCGAGCGCATCGAGCGGCTCGAACCCATCGAGGAGAACGAGGTCGACTTCGCCACGGGCGAGGAACTCGTCGCGGGCGTCATCGGCATCGACCGTGCGCTGGAAGCGCTCGAAGGGCTCAGGTCCGGCGACGTCGAGGCGGAGGCCGAACGTCAGGAGGCGATGGACCGGAAGCGCTGGATGCGCTTCCTGAAGAAGGCGCTCGGGCAGGACGAGTCGAGCGGCCGCCGCGGCGGGCGAGGCGGACGATAG
- a CDS encoding acyl-CoA mutase large subunit family protein — MYDEEDLAEIREAREEWEAETRDPALDAHGERKERFATVSNLEIEDLYTPEDVADVDYDEDIGFPGEEPYTRGPYPTMYRGRTWTMRQFAGFGTAEETNERFHYLIENGQTGLSTAFDMPSLMGKDSDDPLSDGEVGKEGVAVDTLRDMEILFDGIDVGDVSTSFTINPSAPVIFAMYVALADQQGVPREQLRGTFQNDMLKEFIAQKEWVIPPEPSLDLVTDTVEFAIDQTPGIYPISVSGYHIREAGSTAVQELAFTLADGFAYVEDARERGLDVDEVAPQLSFFFNSHNSIFEEVAKFRAARRVYARIMDEWYGAEAEAAKRLKFHTQTAGQSLTAQQPLNNIVRVTIQALAGVLGGTQSLHTNSFDEALALPGEEAVRVALRTQQIIAEESGAADSVDPLAGSFMVESLTDQVAERTMDYLEELRGMGDGSVRDGVLAGIEQGFFHREIQEASYEYQERVEEGEEVVVGVNKYAVDEDPDTDLLHVDEETQERQLDRLAEVKAERDDDAVEAALAELDEAIEHDENVMPVLVDAVKTYATMGEIMDVFERHYGAYREKIGLAS, encoded by the coding sequence ATGTACGACGAGGAGGACCTCGCCGAGATCCGCGAGGCCCGCGAGGAGTGGGAGGCCGAGACCCGCGACCCGGCGCTCGACGCCCACGGCGAGCGGAAGGAGCGGTTCGCCACCGTCTCGAACCTCGAGATCGAGGACCTCTACACGCCCGAGGACGTCGCCGACGTCGACTACGACGAGGACATCGGCTTCCCCGGCGAGGAGCCGTACACCCGCGGCCCGTACCCGACGATGTACCGCGGGCGGACGTGGACGATGCGCCAGTTCGCGGGCTTTGGCACCGCCGAGGAGACGAACGAACGCTTCCACTATCTCATCGAGAACGGCCAGACCGGCCTCTCGACGGCGTTCGACATGCCCTCGCTGATGGGCAAGGACTCGGACGACCCGCTCTCGGACGGCGAGGTCGGCAAGGAGGGCGTCGCGGTCGACACGCTGCGCGACATGGAGATCCTCTTCGACGGCATCGACGTCGGCGACGTCTCCACCTCGTTCACGATCAACCCGAGCGCGCCCGTCATCTTCGCCATGTACGTCGCGCTCGCGGACCAGCAGGGCGTCCCCCGCGAGCAACTGCGGGGCACCTTCCAGAACGACATGCTGAAGGAGTTCATCGCCCAGAAGGAGTGGGTCATCCCGCCCGAGCCGTCGCTCGATCTGGTCACCGACACCGTCGAGTTCGCCATCGACCAGACGCCGGGCATCTACCCCATCTCGGTGTCGGGCTACCACATCCGGGAGGCCGGCTCGACCGCGGTCCAGGAGCTCGCCTTCACCCTCGCGGACGGCTTCGCGTACGTGGAGGACGCCCGGGAGCGCGGGCTCGACGTCGACGAGGTCGCGCCACAGCTCTCCTTCTTCTTCAACTCGCACAACTCCATCTTCGAGGAGGTCGCCAAGTTCCGCGCCGCACGGCGCGTCTACGCCCGGATCATGGACGAGTGGTACGGCGCGGAGGCCGAGGCGGCAAAGCGGCTAAAGTTCCACACCCAGACGGCCGGCCAGTCGCTCACGGCCCAGCAGCCGCTCAACAACATCGTCCGCGTCACCATCCAGGCGCTCGCGGGCGTGCTCGGCGGGACGCAGTCGCTGCACACGAACTCCTTCGACGAGGCGCTCGCGCTGCCCGGCGAGGAGGCCGTCCGCGTGGCGCTGCGCACCCAGCAGATCATCGCCGAGGAGTCGGGTGCGGCCGACTCGGTCGACCCGCTCGCCGGCTCGTTCATGGTCGAGTCCCTGACCGACCAGGTCGCAGAGCGGACGATGGACTACCTGGAGGAACTCAGGGGGATGGGCGACGGCTCGGTCAGGGACGGCGTGCTGGCCGGCATCGAGCAGGGCTTCTTCCACCGCGAGATCCAGGAGGCGTCCTACGAGTACCAGGAGCGCGTCGAGGAGGGCGAGGAGGTCGTCGTCGGCGTCAACAAGTACGCCGTCGACGAGGACCCGGACACGGACCTGCTCCACGTCGACGAGGAGACACAGGAGCGCCAGCTCGACCGGCTCGCCGAGGTGAAAGCCGAGCGCGACGACGACGCGGTCGAGGCGGCGCTCGCGGAGCTGGACGAGGCCATCGAGCACGACGAGAACGTCATGCCGGTGCTCGTCGACGCCGTGAAGACGTACGCGACGATGGGCGAGATCATGGACGTGTTCGAGCGCCACTACGGCGCGTACCGCGAGAAGATCGGACTCGCGTCGTAA
- a CDS encoding P-loop NTPase has product MDGRVLAVVGAKGGVGKTTTSLNLAAALAEDGRAVAVVEADLAMANAVDFLDVELADGRTFHDVLAGATGVVEATYPAPGGFDVVPSGTELDGFVNADVDRFPGALDALKARYDVVVVDTGAGVSRETVVPMGLADASVLVSTPRVASVRDADKTMTVAERADAPVGGVVLTKSGTGRSPPAKRIATFLDAPLLGHIPHDETIPESQDAGQPAVAYAPDSEAANGYRAVADSLRRRPDMLGMTVEEDSGGFRFGSGASADGGTAGDVFR; this is encoded by the coding sequence ATGGACGGACGGGTACTCGCCGTCGTCGGCGCGAAGGGCGGCGTCGGCAAGACGACGACGAGTCTCAATCTCGCGGCCGCGCTCGCGGAGGACGGCCGGGCCGTCGCCGTGGTGGAGGCCGACCTGGCGATGGCGAACGCGGTCGACTTTCTCGACGTCGAGCTGGCGGACGGGCGGACGTTCCACGACGTGCTCGCGGGCGCGACCGGCGTGGTCGAGGCCACCTACCCCGCCCCGGGCGGGTTCGACGTGGTGCCGAGCGGCACGGAGCTGGACGGGTTCGTGAACGCCGACGTCGACCGTTTTCCCGGCGCGCTCGACGCGCTGAAGGCCCGCTACGACGTCGTCGTCGTCGACACCGGCGCGGGCGTCAGCCGCGAGACGGTCGTGCCCATGGGGCTCGCGGACGCCTCGGTGCTCGTCTCGACCCCCAGGGTCGCGTCGGTGCGCGACGCGGACAAGACGATGACCGTCGCCGAGCGGGCGGACGCACCCGTCGGCGGCGTCGTCCTCACGAAGTCGGGCACCGGCCGGTCGCCGCCGGCCAAACGCATCGCCACCTTCCTCGACGCGCCCCTGCTCGGGCACATCCCGCACGACGAGACGATTCCGGAGTCACAGGACGCGGGCCAGCCGGCGGTGGCGTACGCGCCCGACAGCGAGGCGGCGAACGGCTATCGCGCCGTCGCCGACTCGCTCCGTCGCCGCCCGGACATGCTCGGCATGACCGTCGAGGAGGATTCGGGCGGGTTCCGGTTCGGCAGCGGCGCGAGCGCCGACGGCGGGACCGCGGGCGACGTGTTCCGGTGA
- a CDS encoding GNAT family N-acetyltransferase, producing the protein MELRAATAGDVDAIRTVARRSLDASYGHALSGEAIEDAVETWYESDDLSAELTDEDAVFVVAVERSEDGGDDEVVGFVQSYFIDREDPVSEIDWLHVDPDHRGRGIGTDLLRHVETELLDRGATRIEGRVLVENESGTTFYADEGFTEGAERDVEIGGETFRERRYVKFTDGDGDTTVTGEHETADGRTLSVAYDEAERASKGPFYPTYTDAERTTREGYLCGNCESTSALVDSMGTVECGNCGNRRKPTRWDAAYL; encoded by the coding sequence ATGGAGCTACGTGCCGCAACCGCCGGGGACGTGGACGCAATCCGGACCGTTGCCCGCAGGTCGCTCGACGCGTCCTACGGCCACGCGCTCTCCGGGGAGGCGATCGAGGACGCCGTGGAGACCTGGTACGAGAGCGACGACCTCTCCGCGGAACTGACCGACGAGGACGCCGTCTTCGTCGTGGCCGTCGAGAGGAGTGAGGACGGGGGAGACGACGAGGTGGTCGGTTTCGTCCAGAGCTACTTCATCGACCGGGAGGACCCGGTCAGCGAGATCGACTGGCTCCACGTCGACCCTGACCACCGCGGCCGTGGCATCGGCACCGACCTCCTCCGGCACGTTGAGACGGAACTGCTGGATCGTGGTGCCACGCGCATCGAGGGTCGCGTCCTCGTCGAGAACGAGTCCGGCACGACGTTCTACGCTGACGAGGGGTTCACCGAGGGGGCCGAGCGGGACGTGGAGATCGGCGGCGAAACGTTCCGCGAGCGCCGATACGTGAAGTTCACCGACGGCGACGGTGACACCACGGTCACCGGGGAGCACGAGACCGCGGACGGGCGAACGCTCTCGGTCGCCTACGACGAGGCCGAGCGCGCCTCCAAGGGGCCGTTCTACCCGACGTACACGGACGCCGAGCGGACGACCCGCGAGGGCTACCTCTGCGGGAACTGCGAGAGCACGTCGGCGCTCGTGGACTCGATGGGGACCGTCGAGTGTGGCAACTGCGGCAACCGACGCAAGCCGACCAGGTGGGACGCGGCGTACCTCTGA
- a CDS encoding haloacid dehalogenase type II — translation MSETLCFDMYGTLCDTSSVREALAAELAVPEALVAELDATWRSEQLQYSYQTALMDEYRPFWDVTADALAYALDQWDVEADEPTRERVLDAYNHLDPFPAAVETLTRLSEAGHTVTVLSNGNPEMLETLAGNAGLATHLDEIISADEVSTFKPAPAVYENAAERTGRDVGDCRLVSGNAWDVAGAGAAGLETAWVNRGNDPFERVGVAPSLTVRSLSGVADELA, via the coding sequence ATGAGCGAGACGCTCTGTTTCGACATGTACGGGACGCTGTGTGACACGAGCAGCGTCCGTGAGGCGCTCGCCGCCGAACTCGCGGTTCCGGAGGCGCTGGTGGCGGAACTCGACGCGACGTGGCGGTCGGAACAGCTCCAGTACTCGTATCAGACGGCGCTGATGGACGAGTACCGGCCCTTCTGGGACGTCACCGCGGACGCGCTCGCGTACGCGCTCGACCAGTGGGACGTCGAGGCCGACGAGCCGACCCGCGAGCGCGTGCTGGACGCGTACAACCACCTCGACCCGTTCCCGGCCGCCGTCGAGACGCTGACCCGGCTCTCGGAGGCGGGCCACACGGTGACGGTGCTCTCGAACGGCAACCCGGAGATGCTGGAGACGCTCGCGGGGAACGCCGGACTCGCGACCCACCTCGACGAGATCATCAGCGCCGACGAGGTGTCGACGTTCAAGCCCGCGCCGGCGGTGTACGAGAACGCCGCCGAGCGGACCGGCCGCGACGTCGGCGACTGTCGGCTCGTCTCGGGGAACGCCTGGGACGTGGCCGGCGCGGGGGCGGCCGGGCTGGAGACGGCGTGGGTGAACCGCGGCAACGACCCGTTCGAACGCGTCGGCGTCGCCCCGTCACTGACGGTCCGCTCGCTCTCGGGAGTCGCCGACGAACTCGCCTGA
- a CDS encoding substrate-binding protein, translated as MARDTRPMNRRDVLKASGAAGAAGIAGLAGCAGVGGGGGSEYPAIGNYPVEGDEVVFGYNVPQSGSYSQEGQDELRGYRLAEQHLNNGGGWVDDWSDLSGDGVLGKTVTSVEGDTATNPDTARQSAQRMIDRDNAIMISGGSSSAVAIAVQSLCQEEKVQFQCCITHSNDTTGPECVRYSFREMFNAYMTGQALAPVVAEEYGDDLNFYQLYADYSWGQTQQASMEQFLTEAGWSQIESVPTPLGTSDYSSYLSDVPRDEADALILNHYGLDGANSLPQAIEQGLDQDMEVIVPLYNRLMAEAAADSIGGIFGTADWNWKLENSASQSFVEAYQQEHDRVPSYGARIAYAQTLQYAAAAERAGTFYPPEVIRAMEGYEYDNAGLGSETMRGCDHQGQRDVLVMRGLPPEEQTEDSLLELVSTTSRDNLGYGCDSGPAADCELGDYGDEDSG; from the coding sequence ATGGCACGGGATACCAGACCCATGAACAGGCGAGACGTGCTCAAGGCATCCGGCGCCGCGGGGGCCGCCGGGATCGCAGGACTGGCGGGCTGTGCGGGCGTCGGCGGCGGCGGCGGCTCCGAGTATCCCGCGATCGGGAACTACCCCGTCGAGGGCGACGAGGTCGTCTTCGGCTACAACGTTCCGCAGTCGGGCTCGTACTCCCAGGAGGGGCAGGACGAACTGCGCGGCTACCGGCTCGCCGAACAGCACCTGAACAACGGCGGCGGCTGGGTCGACGACTGGTCGGACCTCAGCGGCGACGGCGTCCTCGGCAAGACCGTCACGTCGGTCGAGGGCGACACGGCGACGAACCCCGACACCGCCCGACAGTCCGCACAGCGGATGATCGACCGGGACAACGCGATCATGATCTCCGGGGGGTCGTCCTCGGCGGTCGCCATCGCGGTCCAGTCGCTGTGTCAGGAGGAGAAGGTCCAGTTCCAGTGCTGTATCACGCACTCGAACGACACGACCGGACCCGAGTGTGTCCGCTACTCCTTCCGCGAGATGTTCAACGCGTACATGACCGGCCAGGCGCTCGCGCCGGTGGTCGCCGAGGAGTACGGGGACGACCTGAACTTCTACCAGCTGTACGCCGACTACTCGTGGGGCCAGACCCAGCAGGCCTCGATGGAGCAGTTCCTCACCGAGGCTGGCTGGTCCCAGATCGAGTCGGTGCCGACGCCGCTCGGGACCTCCGACTACTCGTCGTACCTCTCGGACGTGCCCCGCGACGAGGCGGACGCGCTCATCCTCAACCACTACGGGCTGGACGGCGCGAACTCGCTCCCGCAGGCGATCGAACAGGGGCTTGACCAGGACATGGAGGTCATCGTCCCGCTGTACAACCGGCTGATGGCCGAGGCGGCCGCAGACTCCATCGGCGGCATCTTCGGGACGGCCGACTGGAACTGGAAGCTGGAGAACTCGGCGTCCCAGTCCTTCGTCGAGGCGTACCAGCAGGAACACGATCGCGTGCCCAGCTACGGGGCCCGCATCGCGTACGCGCAGACGCTCCAGTACGCGGCGGCCGCCGAGCGCGCCGGGACGTTCTACCCGCCGGAGGTCATCCGCGCCATGGAGGGGTACGAGTACGACAACGCGGGGCTCGGCAGCGAGACGATGCGCGGGTGCGACCACCAGGGACAGCGCGACGTGCTCGTCATGCGCGGGCTCCCGCCGGAGGAGCAGACCGAGGACAGCCTCCTGGAGCTCGTCAGCACGACCTCGCGTGACAACCTCGGCTACGGGTGTGACAGCGGTCCGGCCGCCGACTGTGAGCTCGGCGACTACGGCGACGAGGACAGCGGCTGA
- a CDS encoding branched-chain amino acid ABC transporter permease, translating to MVLLQVDIASILLNGLQQGAIYALLGIGLTIILGTMEFLNLAHGALYLVGAYVGLLVFRETTLSSGLLHGAGITTIGFDGGFLAAIVIVPIVGFAVGLLMERFVAEPFYDRPETDQLLVTFGLALIVEEIVKQVIGGNTFQPVSPSTIFGVNVSQPVSLPVVGLFPSWRLFIIGIALLVIGLTYIAIERTDFGLVVQAGTHDSEMVRLLGIKITRSYSLVFALGAALAAFAGLIGVSIQTISPQIGTERALVPAFLTIVVGGAGSVRGAIAGGLVLGVIISAMTQTYSQWAQIVLYLFVAAMLIVKPEGLFGSVEVGE from the coding sequence ATGGTACTCTTACAGGTAGACATCGCATCGATACTCCTCAACGGCCTCCAGCAGGGCGCGATCTACGCGCTCCTGGGGATCGGCCTCACTATCATCCTCGGGACGATGGAGTTTCTCAACCTCGCTCACGGGGCGCTCTATCTCGTGGGCGCGTACGTTGGGCTACTGGTGTTCCGCGAGACGACCCTCTCGAGCGGGCTGTTGCACGGCGCGGGCATCACGACCATCGGCTTCGACGGCGGGTTCCTCGCCGCGATCGTCATCGTCCCCATCGTCGGCTTCGCGGTCGGGCTGCTCATGGAGCGGTTCGTCGCCGAGCCGTTCTACGACCGACCGGAGACCGACCAGCTCCTCGTGACGTTCGGGCTCGCTCTCATCGTCGAGGAGATCGTGAAACAGGTCATCGGGGGCAACACGTTTCAGCCGGTCAGCCCCTCGACGATCTTCGGCGTCAACGTCTCCCAGCCGGTGAGCCTGCCGGTCGTGGGGCTGTTCCCGTCCTGGCGGCTGTTCATCATCGGTATCGCGCTCCTGGTCATCGGACTGACCTACATCGCGATCGAACGGACCGACTTCGGGCTGGTCGTGCAGGCGGGGACCCACGACTCCGAGATGGTCCGGCTGCTCGGCATCAAGATCACGCGCTCGTACAGCCTCGTGTTCGCGCTGGGGGCCGCGCTCGCGGCCTTTGCGGGCCTCATCGGCGTGTCGATCCAGACGATCAGCCCACAGATCGGCACCGAGCGCGCGCTGGTGCCCGCGTTCCTCACCATCGTCGTCGGCGGTGCCGGCTCCGTCCGCGGGGCGATCGCCGGCGGGCTCGTGCTCGGGGTGATCATCTCGGCGATGACCCAGACGTACAGCCAGTGGGCACAGATCGTGCTCTACCTGTTCGTCGCGGCGATGCTCATCGTCAAGCCGGAGGGGCTGTTCGGCTCCGTGGAGGTGGGCGAGTGA
- a CDS encoding branched-chain amino acid ABC transporter permease, which yields MTDDLDRAEEADPVTDGGSTVTETERTSAGGSGLAGLRERDDFVVIATAAALVVFPFLLVDVLGVVGDLIGMSIGGYAGLPSLVLIYGIIVIGFNLLLGYTGLLSFGHAAFFGSAAYSAALFSQIVPSPILMVIVGSLVATLLAWPIGFVSIRRSGVYFAVLTLTFGQALYFYALGPGAWLTNGDNGFSDVAAHGLFLGALPLDAPLLPVFDSYTVMYAFTAVMMLIAVWVGNRIINSPYGLIFEALGENEQRVEFVGLNVFRYKLMAFVISAVFAGVGGAMFLIHEQYIHPTTGLYWIQSGDFVIMTVLGGTGSLIGPVFGAFVFEYVANVISGVNPPVIGPIGSLWRFVLGAVFVFIVWVFPRGIYGALSDLGAWLLGRSGGGDDGSDPAATDGGESE from the coding sequence GTGACCGACGATCTCGACCGCGCCGAGGAGGCCGACCCCGTCACCGACGGCGGGAGCACCGTCACCGAGACGGAACGGACCTCGGCCGGCGGTTCGGGGCTGGCGGGCCTGCGCGAGCGCGACGACTTCGTCGTGATCGCCACCGCCGCCGCGCTGGTCGTCTTCCCGTTCCTGCTCGTCGACGTGCTCGGCGTCGTCGGCGACCTCATCGGGATGTCGATCGGCGGCTACGCGGGCCTCCCGTCGCTCGTGCTCATCTACGGCATCATCGTCATCGGCTTCAACCTCCTGCTGGGCTACACCGGGCTGCTGTCGTTCGGCCACGCCGCCTTCTTCGGCTCGGCGGCCTACTCCGCGGCGCTGTTCAGCCAGATCGTCCCCAGCCCCATCCTGATGGTGATCGTGGGGTCGCTCGTGGCGACGCTGCTCGCGTGGCCGATCGGATTCGTCTCGATCCGCCGCTCGGGCGTCTACTTCGCCGTCCTGACCCTGACGTTCGGACAGGCGCTGTACTTCTACGCGCTCGGACCCGGCGCGTGGCTCACCAACGGCGACAACGGCTTCTCGGACGTGGCGGCCCACGGGCTGTTCCTCGGCGCGCTGCCGCTGGACGCCCCGCTGCTTCCGGTGTTCGACTCGTACACGGTGATGTACGCATTCACCGCCGTGATGATGCTGATCGCCGTCTGGGTCGGCAACCGCATCATCAACTCGCCGTACGGGCTCATCTTCGAGGCGCTGGGCGAGAACGAACAGCGCGTCGAGTTCGTCGGCCTGAACGTGTTCCGCTACAAGCTGATGGCGTTCGTCATCTCCGCGGTGTTCGCCGGCGTCGGCGGGGCGATGTTCCTCATCCACGAGCAGTACATCCACCCGACGACGGGGCTCTACTGGATCCAGTCGGGCGACTTCGTCATCATGACGGTGCTCGGCGGCACCGGGAGCCTCATCGGGCCGGTGTTCGGCGCGTTCGTCTTCGAGTACGTCGCCAACGTCATCTCGGGCGTGAACCCGCCCGTCATCGGGCCCATCGGCTCGCTGTGGCGGTTCGTGCTCGGCGCGGTGTTCGTGTTCATCGTCTGGGTGTTCCCGCGGGGCATCTACGGCGCGCTCTCGGATCTCGGCGCCTGGCTCCTCGGGCGGAGCGGGGGCGGCGACGACGGCAGCGACCCCGCAGCGACCGACGGGGGTGAATCGGAGTGA
- a CDS encoding ABC transporter ATP-binding protein, which translates to MTLLHTEGLTKRFGGLVAVDDVSFDVESGETRAVIGPNGAGKSTLINCITGALEPTAGSVEFAGEDITALSPHETVQAGVSKSFQTASIFPGMTVRQNVEIAALGSEHGAFQFNFLNRLSGFEAVHDTADRMLESVGLLGDADVEAASLPYGDKRRLEIAIALASEPELLLMDEPTAGMSPDETADTVDLVEQLQEDLGLTILIVEHDMEIIFRIADRILVLNRGEVIADGTPDEVQESDQVQEAYLGGVEL; encoded by the coding sequence GTGACGCTGCTCCACACCGAGGGCCTGACCAAGCGGTTCGGCGGCCTCGTCGCCGTCGACGACGTGAGTTTCGACGTCGAGTCCGGCGAGACCCGGGCGGTCATCGGACCGAACGGGGCCGGCAAGTCGACGCTCATCAACTGCATCACGGGCGCGCTGGAGCCGACGGCGGGCTCGGTCGAGTTCGCGGGCGAGGACATCACCGCGCTCTCGCCCCACGAGACGGTCCAGGCGGGCGTCTCGAAGTCGTTCCAGACGGCGTCGATCTTCCCGGGGATGACCGTCCGCCAGAACGTCGAGATCGCCGCGCTCGGCTCCGAGCACGGCGCGTTCCAGTTCAACTTCCTGAACCGGCTCTCGGGGTTCGAGGCGGTCCACGACACCGCCGACCGGATGCTGGAGTCGGTCGGCCTGCTCGGCGACGCGGACGTGGAGGCGGCGAGCCTCCCGTACGGCGACAAGCGCCGGCTGGAGATCGCCATCGCGCTGGCCTCCGAGCCCGAACTGCTGTTGATGGACGAACCGACCGCCGGCATGTCGCCGGACGAGACGGCCGACACCGTGGACCTCGTGGAACAGCTCCAGGAGGACCTCGGGCTCACGATCCTCATCGTGGAACACGATATGGAGATCATCTTCCGCATCGCCGACCGGATCCTGGTGTTGAACCGCGGCGAGGTGATCGCCGACGGGACGCCGGACGAGGTACAGGAGAGCGACCAGGTGCAGGAGGCGTACCTCGGGGGTGTGGAGCTTTGA